A window of the Paenibacillus woosongensis genome harbors these coding sequences:
- a CDS encoding normocyte-binding protein has translation MKDIVMDRLSKMEDLQQRGMLRNLMSSVFLGVVEYQEELNRQIERRVFEEVGNQDSKYDIYAAMCRREEWDPLHEYLFPMIPEDTGPRSIDLQSLVARLKEGEELPLFSFFLECPYPVIQELLYSDRTFRGELVTSGGRHAIQIRLERNMTYIREIEKLYHVFLSNGLPWRTINHPYAYKFVNAVLVGGELQLGEEEEVQEITVHLEEYEEYKRTDLVPLWNIQRLELKTGGFPVPAADRVNFEHALPLRSSGLQHGYLVDINDDSIRYIKRSPEELTVVSTRDKSDAWQVLKVVEPVGTSMSKLSYALMSNRQRDDFISNYGRRQGQVVRSKGEIVRIIHSFAVSEWLELVDVEIRPPSARPALTYELNRFITDEVRVDNGKWRMCLKFNYRESGRELGYLAEDMMSFLVSEVQMSFPEYRCEGEWA, from the coding sequence ATGAAGGACATTGTGATGGATCGGCTGAGCAAAATGGAGGATTTGCAGCAGCGCGGCATGCTGCGCAATTTGATGAGCAGCGTGTTCCTCGGTGTAGTCGAATACCAGGAGGAGCTCAATCGCCAGATCGAGCGGCGGGTATTTGAGGAGGTCGGCAACCAGGACAGCAAATACGATATTTATGCGGCGATGTGCCGCCGGGAGGAATGGGATCCGCTGCACGAGTATTTGTTCCCGATGATTCCGGAGGATACGGGGCCGCGCAGCATTGATTTGCAGAGCTTGGTGGCCCGGTTGAAAGAGGGGGAGGAGCTGCCGCTGTTCTCTTTTTTTCTGGAGTGCCCATATCCTGTCATCCAGGAGCTGCTCTACAGCGACCGGACGTTCCGGGGAGAGCTGGTGACGAGCGGAGGCCGCCATGCCATTCAAATCAGGCTGGAGCGGAATATGACATACATACGTGAAATTGAAAAGCTGTACCATGTGTTTCTGAGCAATGGCCTTCCTTGGCGAACCATCAATCACCCTTATGCCTACAAGTTCGTGAACGCCGTTCTGGTCGGGGGCGAGCTGCAGCTGGGGGAAGAAGAGGAAGTTCAGGAAATTACGGTACATCTGGAGGAATACGAGGAATACAAAAGAACGGATCTGGTGCCGCTCTGGAACATTCAGCGCCTGGAGCTGAAGACGGGGGGCTTCCCGGTTCCCGCGGCCGACCGCGTGAATTTCGAGCATGCGCTGCCGCTGCGGAGCAGCGGGCTGCAGCATGGCTATCTGGTCGATATCAACGATGACAGCATCCGGTATATCAAGCGTTCCCCGGAGGAGCTGACTGTCGTATCGACGCGCGACAAGTCTGACGCCTGGCAGGTGCTGAAGGTGGTTGAACCGGTCGGCACGAGTATGAGCAAGCTGAGCTACGCCTTGATGTCGAACCGGCAGCGGGATGATTTCATCAGCAACTATGGCCGCAGACAGGGACAGGTTGTGCGTTCGAAGGGCGAGATCGTGCGGATCATTCATTCTTTTGCCGTGTCGGAATGGCTGGAGCTGGTGGATGTGGAGATTCGTCCGCCATCCGCGCGCCCTGCGCTGACCTATGAGCTGAACCGCTTCATTACCGACGAAGTGCGGGTGGATAACGGAAAATGGCGGATGTGCCTGAAGTTCAACTACCGGGAATCCGGCAGGGAGCTGGGTTATTTGGCGGAGGATATGATGAGCTTCCTGGTGTCCGAAGTGCAGATGTCGTTCCCGGAATATCGCTGCGAAGGAGAATGGGCGTGA
- a CDS encoding RDD family protein, with product MYARFWKRAVAALLDLLVVASIHQVIGILTTFAWYWCLRDPYDIYEYLDELIVLFNVSRIVLMAVLFWHYFAIMESSKFQATFGKLAMGLRVVDREGQKISFHRATARFWSKSFSAITVLIGWFMAGFTKKKQALHDIVAGTCLMEEEVLKARQVETAAAV from the coding sequence GTGTATGCACGATTTTGGAAAAGGGCGGTAGCTGCCTTATTAGATCTATTGGTTGTCGCTTCGATTCATCAGGTGATTGGTATATTGACCACTTTCGCATGGTATTGGTGCCTGCGGGATCCCTATGACATCTATGAGTATTTAGATGAACTAATCGTGTTGTTTAACGTTAGTCGAATTGTTCTAATGGCGGTTTTATTCTGGCATTACTTCGCGATCATGGAATCTTCCAAGTTCCAGGCGACGTTTGGCAAGCTGGCGATGGGACTCAGGGTAGTTGATCGGGAGGGCCAGAAAATTTCGTTCCACCGGGCGACCGCACGATTTTGGAGTAAAAGCTTTTCGGCCATCACGGTACTGATTGGCTGGTTCATGGCAGGCTTCACCAAGAAAAAACAGGCGCTGCATGATATCGTTGCTGGCACTTGCCTGATGGAGGAAGAGGTACTGAAAGCCAGACAAGTGGAGACCGCTGCCGCTGTGTAG
- a CDS encoding serine/threonine protein phosphatase, translated as MRKENSDFKTAFVSEAGSFIDNRDYFAFVELEDMACYVIADGLDTDREVHSAKMAVSVILENFMAKPSLSRRKIQQDLEAAHEWLKFESRRVRLKASVLVVVTNYTKMVWASCGNARLYHFRGGRLNLRSKDQSLAQLLLEDGRVSEDRLSSHEERGNLLNYMGRPDRFEPFISEKTPLSDGDVLLLCTPGIWEEVELPEMLDALAESSDPDSLTDTLEDIVLSKQRQTVNNYTAAAIYANKTFAEKPKNRKKWIMRIGIMLLTLAIAGGGIWYAKYRQAVKLAETVAVMTEFEQEGDEYASAGDYPKALKAYSEAKNAASKLKDKLHFQLLRNKQRVAQAVTDGDEYVKDGSFDMAVDSYTKAIGEADKYKPFKVEDIEARIERSEAVAKLTEVMKEGDIHFQNQDYNSALELYRKAYRAAIEANYPGGQKQLETKMEEAEGKINHIYRETKTLQADNLEKKGDRALAALDYNAAIEAYTLAQEMYQEIDKLERVLAMERKIAKADEKRNPIVPASGQNADSGAGLSGNLGGNGANGAAAWNGAAGTTAGGGGAASHNGSSSQAPAANSQGQAQSSNSQGTGSSSGSEQAEAGSSTTNGIQDTSAAPGGGGES; from the coding sequence ATGAGAAAGGAGAACAGCGATTTCAAGACCGCATTTGTCTCGGAAGCGGGTTCGTTTATCGACAACAGAGATTATTTTGCCTTCGTGGAGCTCGAGGACATGGCTTGCTACGTAATTGCGGATGGCCTCGATACGGATCGAGAGGTGCATAGCGCGAAAATGGCGGTCAGCGTCATCCTGGAGAACTTTATGGCGAAGCCTTCCTTATCGCGCAGGAAGATCCAGCAGGATCTGGAGGCGGCCCATGAGTGGCTGAAGTTCGAGAGCCGCAGAGTCCGGCTTAAGGCGAGCGTGCTCGTCGTCGTGACCAATTATACCAAAATGGTGTGGGCGAGCTGCGGCAATGCGCGGTTGTATCATTTTCGCGGCGGGCGGCTCAATTTGCGTTCGAAGGACCAGAGCCTGGCGCAGCTTCTTCTCGAGGACGGAAGAGTGTCCGAGGACAGGCTGTCCAGCCATGAGGAACGCGGAAACCTGTTGAATTACATGGGGCGGCCGGACCGGTTCGAGCCCTTTATTTCGGAGAAAACCCCGCTTTCCGACGGGGATGTGCTTCTGCTGTGCACGCCGGGAATTTGGGAAGAGGTCGAGCTGCCGGAAATGCTCGATGCACTAGCGGAATCGAGTGATCCCGACAGCTTGACGGATACGCTGGAGGACATCGTCCTCAGCAAGCAGCGGCAGACGGTGAACAATTACACGGCTGCTGCAATTTATGCGAATAAGACGTTTGCGGAGAAGCCAAAGAACCGCAAGAAATGGATCATGCGCATCGGAATCATGCTGCTTACCTTGGCGATTGCCGGGGGCGGCATCTGGTACGCGAAGTACAGGCAGGCGGTCAAGCTGGCCGAGACGGTCGCCGTGATGACGGAATTCGAGCAGGAAGGCGACGAATACGCATCCGCCGGAGATTATCCGAAGGCACTCAAGGCTTACAGCGAAGCTAAGAACGCAGCCAGCAAGCTGAAGGACAAGCTGCATTTTCAGCTGCTGCGCAACAAGCAGCGCGTGGCCCAGGCGGTGACGGATGGCGACGAATACGTCAAGGACGGCAGCTTCGATATGGCGGTGGACAGCTATACGAAGGCGATTGGCGAGGCGGATAAATATAAGCCGTTCAAGGTGGAGGATATCGAGGCTCGGATCGAGCGCAGCGAAGCGGTCGCGAAGCTGACGGAAGTAATGAAGGAAGGCGATATCCACTTCCAGAATCAGGACTACAACAGCGCGCTGGAGCTATATAGAAAGGCGTACCGGGCAGCGATTGAAGCCAATTATCCGGGCGGCCAGAAGCAGCTGGAGACGAAGATGGAAGAGGCCGAGGGCAAGATCAACCACATTTACCGGGAGACGAAGACGCTTCAGGCTGACAATTTGGAGAAGAAGGGCGACCGCGCGCTAGCCGCGCTGGATTATAACGCCGCGATTGAGGCTTATACGCTGGCCCAGGAAATGTACCAGGAAATCGACAAGCTCGAGCGGGTGCTGGCGATGGAGCGGAAGATCGCCAAAGCCGATGAGAAGCGCAATCCGATCGTGCCGGCATCCGGGCAGAATGCGGATTCTGGTGCGGGACTGTCCGGCAACCTCGGGGGGAACGGAGCGAACGGGGCGGCGGCATGGAATGGGGCTGCCGGGACAACTGCAGGCGGAGGCGGAGCTGCCAGCCATAACGGCAGCAGCAGCCAGGCACCCGCGGCAAATTCGCAGGGCCAGGCGCAAAGCTCGAATAGCCAGGGGACGGGTTCATCCTCTGGTTCGGAGCAGGCGGAAGCGGGCAGCAGCACGACAAATGGCATTCAGGATACATCGGCGGCGCCGGGCGGAGGTGGAGAATCATGA
- a CDS encoding molecular chaperone — MKGYKLYTDSTSQQRVRGKVRYTHDELMEMTTFQLRNICYRERLVEGLSHRLDREEMIRVILKFLGADEEMFIGPYCEGGFERVKTVMRKYMQASLQGDGGISVPARIVIYPEIAIDKSDGYKVKAPAMFAESNVLLVNDRMELCGILNLRKEEGEAGSFYLAADSSMEWQRTSNRQYSLLFLRKRDSEYIYKAYYQSQALPPIQIQYYKIPLADLDIRELQATDAVLAIDFGTSNTTAGAFLYNGYAQSPSSLDVLNGHIRSNEVNFVKFPDPTYRRLEWSEALPTAVSVADCSDPAAVKYQFGHEALLNIRRSSYSSRASVFQGLKRWVNNYDKPIEVMDSEGNTATVLRQDIIQAYLKHVIQMAEHQFKCKFKNLHFTSPVKMKAPFLQMFSAILPDYRIEKEEALDEGMAVLYNTIADGLERNLFIEGEEYKALVIDCGGGTTDLSSCRFRVEDGHMSYRIAMDATYENGDTHFGGNNITYRIMQFMKIVFADYYTGGRRRVTDIDDLIDIPANDLFREVDANGVEAVYAELERRYQEAEAVIPTAYAMYENRSRDEYYRVRGNFYFLWEIAEEMKQQFFRKTGILRNRFDAEADGSRDNDLQITTMERWFLSVSRGGELKDEYEIPDVVFNIKEITQLIKGDIYEVLRKFLDGFYQDGVLGEYSIIKLTGQSCRIEVFREALKEFVPGRSIEFRQKPAEGRVPELKLACLRGAIRYLNARKAGVIETSITNHAAVIPYSVSAYTHDRRELELISSLERTNRVLGFISRPYHTQEIEFLLRGADGGLRHSYVYHNRIKDYQSVKYEDIQAVYGDKIPQDDTDSIVNGETKYFVFADDNHWGFYVLPIARQNEGLLLGRKELFPFESDRSELDFFDGTK, encoded by the coding sequence ATGAAGGGTTATAAACTGTACACAGATTCCACCAGCCAACAGCGGGTGCGCGGGAAGGTTCGCTATACGCACGATGAGTTGATGGAGATGACCACCTTCCAGCTGCGCAATATTTGCTACCGGGAACGGCTCGTGGAAGGGCTCAGCCATCGGCTTGACCGGGAGGAGATGATCCGCGTCATTTTGAAGTTTCTGGGCGCGGACGAAGAGATGTTCATTGGCCCGTACTGCGAAGGCGGCTTCGAGCGCGTGAAGACGGTGATGCGCAAATATATGCAGGCCTCGCTGCAAGGGGACGGGGGCATCAGCGTTCCGGCCCGCATCGTGATTTACCCGGAAATCGCCATCGATAAGAGCGACGGATATAAAGTAAAGGCTCCCGCAATGTTCGCGGAGTCCAATGTGCTGCTCGTCAACGACCGGATGGAGCTTTGCGGCATTCTTAATTTGCGCAAGGAGGAGGGCGAGGCGGGCAGCTTTTATTTGGCGGCGGACAGCAGTATGGAATGGCAGCGGACGTCCAATCGCCAGTACAGCCTGCTGTTCCTGCGCAAGCGTGATTCGGAATACATATACAAGGCATATTATCAGAGCCAGGCGCTTCCGCCGATTCAAATCCAATATTATAAAATTCCGCTGGCCGATCTGGACATCCGGGAGCTGCAGGCAACGGATGCCGTGCTGGCGATCGATTTCGGGACTTCCAATACGACGGCCGGCGCTTTTTTGTACAACGGATATGCGCAGTCGCCAAGCAGTCTCGACGTATTGAACGGCCATATTCGTTCCAATGAGGTGAACTTCGTCAAGTTCCCTGATCCGACGTACCGGAGGCTGGAATGGAGCGAGGCGCTGCCTACTGCGGTAAGTGTAGCGGATTGCTCGGACCCGGCTGCGGTGAAATACCAGTTCGGCCATGAGGCGCTGCTGAATATCCGCCGCAGCAGCTATAGCAGCCGTGCTTCGGTCTTTCAGGGGCTAAAGCGTTGGGTGAACAACTACGACAAGCCGATCGAGGTTATGGACAGTGAGGGAAACACGGCGACCGTGCTGCGTCAGGATATTATCCAGGCGTATCTGAAACACGTCATCCAGATGGCAGAGCATCAATTCAAATGCAAGTTCAAAAATTTGCATTTCACCAGCCCCGTCAAAATGAAAGCGCCGTTTCTCCAGATGTTCTCCGCCATTCTGCCGGATTACCGGATTGAGAAGGAGGAGGCGCTGGACGAGGGGATGGCCGTGCTGTACAACACGATCGCCGATGGCCTGGAGCGGAATCTGTTCATCGAGGGCGAGGAATATAAAGCGCTTGTCATCGACTGCGGGGGCGGGACAACGGATCTGTCCTCCTGCCGGTTCCGGGTCGAGGACGGGCATATGTCCTATCGCATCGCGATGGATGCGACGTATGAGAACGGGGATACGCATTTCGGCGGCAACAATATCACCTATCGGATTATGCAGTTCATGAAAATCGTCTTCGCCGATTATTACACAGGCGGCCGGCGCCGGGTGACGGACATCGATGATTTGATCGACATTCCGGCGAACGACCTGTTCCGCGAGGTGGATGCGAACGGCGTGGAGGCGGTGTATGCCGAGCTGGAGCGCCGTTACCAGGAGGCGGAGGCGGTGATTCCGACAGCCTACGCCATGTATGAGAACCGCTCGCGGGACGAGTATTACCGGGTGCGCGGCAATTTCTATTTCCTGTGGGAAATTGCCGAGGAAATGAAGCAGCAGTTTTTCCGCAAAACCGGAATTCTGCGCAACCGCTTCGACGCGGAAGCGGACGGCAGCCGGGACAATGATTTGCAGATTACGACGATGGAGCGCTGGTTCCTGTCCGTATCGCGCGGCGGCGAGCTGAAGGACGAGTATGAAATTCCGGATGTCGTGTTCAACATCAAGGAAATTACCCAACTGATCAAAGGCGACATTTACGAGGTGCTGCGCAAGTTTCTGGATGGCTTCTATCAGGATGGCGTGCTGGGCGAGTACTCGATCATCAAGCTGACGGGACAATCGTGCCGGATCGAGGTGTTCCGCGAGGCGCTGAAGGAGTTCGTCCCGGGACGGAGCATCGAGTTCCGGCAAAAGCCGGCCGAGGGCCGGGTGCCCGAGCTGAAGCTGGCCTGCCTGCGCGGAGCGATCCGCTATTTGAACGCGCGGAAGGCTGGCGTCATCGAGACGAGCATTACGAACCATGCCGCTGTCATCCCGTACTCGGTTAGCGCATACACCCATGATCGCCGCGAGCTGGAGCTGATCTCCAGCCTGGAGCGGACGAACCGGGTGCTGGGCTTCATTTCACGGCCGTACCATACGCAGGAGATCGAGTTCCTGCTGCGGGGAGCGGACGGCGGACTGCGTCACAGCTATGTGTACCATAACCGGATCAAGGACTATCAGTCCGTGAAATACGAGGATATCCAGGCGGTCTATGGGGATAAAATTCCGCAGGACGATACGGACTCCATCGTGAACGGGGAGACGAAGTATTTTGTCTTCGCGGACGACAACCACTGGGGCTTCTACGTGCTGCCGATCGCCCGTCAGAACGAGGGACTGCTGCTTGGCCGCAAGGAGCTGTTCCCGTTCGAGAGCGACCGGTCGGAGCTGGACTTTTTTGACGGGACGAAGTAG
- a CDS encoding RDD family protein, which translates to MYDVLFRRYVALTIDRIITGVAATLISFIWILPGELFEYNSIYLVLTHLLISITCDWIYFCLMESSKYQATIGKRLLGVMVVDKDYERITYARANSRYWGKLLSGLILGLGYLMAFSHEKRQALHDRMAGTYVVNKSFLLFMLSCQKDDDVKTGIAHA; encoded by the coding sequence ATGTACGATGTTTTATTTCGAAGATACGTAGCGCTTACGATTGACCGGATTATTACCGGTGTGGCGGCTACATTGATCAGTTTCATTTGGATTTTGCCGGGAGAGCTGTTTGAATACAATTCAATCTATTTAGTATTAACGCATCTATTAATTTCAATCACCTGTGATTGGATTTACTTCTGTCTGATGGAGTCATCCAAATACCAAGCTACCATTGGCAAGAGATTACTAGGAGTCATGGTTGTGGATAAAGATTATGAACGAATTACATACGCAAGGGCTAATAGCAGGTACTGGGGAAAGCTGCTCTCCGGCTTGATTCTTGGCTTAGGCTACCTGATGGCCTTCTCTCATGAGAAGCGGCAGGCGCTGCATGACAGAATGGCGGGGACTTATGTAGTAAACAAGAGCTTCCTGCTCTTTATGCTCAGCTGTCAGAAAGACGATGATGTCAAAACAGGCATTGCGCATGCATAA
- a CDS encoding pentapeptide repeat-containing protein: MSDKKMDAEEILDDIKSRILEPAMEEVITALEAEFHHQKEQHIEAFIQSFQNMCIHIKSMQDKGQKAPIAYIHFSLLRTSILQQKYTYLIEAYSEEWYGDENECISFYDAFWAYKSFNSLQDMLAQKLKIYFKLFHPGDSERIMLEYISYFHQFIVAIARMAVCRAMELPEAKQIAKFSCFRVRIGEFKDLSEDIYVTDQREMTLESIRKFQQQDTQLAFEALQGLTLQSQNLDNTEMRYADLSGSHLIECQFRGCIMIGTRFTGSTLRNSDFSHSLVCDADFSNSDLRGASFRNVSGKGYRENLYRSPGLQGVSFANANLDGADFRGAALYDANFEGASLRGAIFTEQELTRYRLSDQQLNSVTLLSLER, translated from the coding sequence TTGAGTGATAAGAAGATGGATGCGGAAGAAATTTTGGATGATATAAAAAGTCGTATATTAGAACCGGCTATGGAGGAAGTAATAACTGCTTTGGAAGCTGAGTTTCATCATCAAAAAGAGCAGCATATTGAGGCTTTCATTCAATCATTTCAGAACATGTGCATTCATATCAAAAGTATGCAGGATAAAGGGCAGAAAGCACCGATTGCCTACATACATTTCTCATTACTTCGTACATCCATACTGCAGCAAAAATATACTTACTTAATCGAGGCCTACTCGGAAGAGTGGTATGGTGACGAAAATGAATGTATTTCGTTCTATGATGCTTTCTGGGCATACAAGTCGTTTAATTCCCTTCAAGACATGCTCGCACAGAAGCTCAAAATATATTTTAAGTTGTTTCACCCGGGGGATAGTGAACGAATTATGTTGGAGTATATCTCCTATTTCCATCAGTTTATTGTAGCTATTGCACGCATGGCTGTATGTCGGGCAATGGAATTGCCGGAGGCGAAGCAAATAGCGAAATTTAGTTGCTTCCGCGTAAGAATCGGAGAATTTAAAGATCTCAGCGAGGATATTTATGTAACCGATCAAAGAGAAATGACTTTGGAGAGTATAAGAAAATTTCAGCAACAAGATACCCAATTGGCTTTTGAAGCACTGCAAGGTCTAACCCTACAATCACAGAATCTGGATAATACAGAAATGCGATATGCGGATTTGAGTGGAAGCCACTTGATAGAATGTCAATTCCGGGGATGTATTATGATCGGTACTCGCTTTACGGGTTCTACTTTGCGTAATTCTGATTTCAGCCATTCCCTGGTGTGTGATGCGGATTTTAGCAATAGCGACCTGAGAGGAGCGAGTTTCCGTAATGTTAGCGGGAAAGGTTACCGCGAAAATTTATATCGTTCACCCGGCTTGCAAGGAGTAAGTTTTGCTAATGCCAACCTGGACGGTGCGGATTTTAGAGGGGCTGCACTATATGACGCTAATTTTGAAGGAGCCAGCCTTCGAGGAGCTATTTTTACGGAGCAAGAATTGACGAGGTATCGTCTTAGTGACCAACAGCTGAATTCTGTTACATTGCTTAGTTTGGAAAGGTGA
- a CDS encoding iron-dependent peroxidase, with product MGVNYIWDLLVQAKEAGIQKRDITFLPAKVYSPYMELSLEELNAAAGDHIEVEVNPFYRFYDVFRDLLDINLTEDEEFRHTLFDILIHFLAELDFMQGMNKREYHIRFVLRDLEAGAFGERVKERIGLFERDEREWIACAILRMYDTGETLNLLRSTVSRIFRRSTIYVNSEEKDEMLFYIGQKKTELAGRKLELLMELFLPVRYRTEVYWDCHVGIIDAEDTMIQDRIALY from the coding sequence ATGGGCGTGAATTACATATGGGATTTGCTCGTTCAGGCGAAGGAAGCCGGCATTCAAAAACGGGATATTACTTTCCTTCCGGCCAAGGTGTACTCGCCTTACATGGAGCTTAGCCTGGAGGAACTGAATGCTGCAGCGGGCGACCATATCGAGGTCGAGGTCAATCCGTTCTACCGCTTCTATGACGTGTTCCGCGATCTGCTCGACATCAACCTGACAGAGGACGAGGAATTCCGCCACACGCTGTTTGATATTCTGATTCATTTCCTGGCGGAGCTGGACTTCATGCAGGGGATGAACAAGCGGGAATATCATATCCGTTTCGTGCTGCGGGACCTGGAGGCCGGGGCGTTCGGCGAGCGGGTGAAGGAGCGGATCGGCCTGTTCGAGCGGGATGAGCGGGAGTGGATCGCCTGCGCGATCCTCCGCATGTACGACACAGGCGAGACGCTGAACCTGCTGCGGAGCACGGTGAGCCGGATTTTCCGCCGCTCGACGATTTACGTCAACAGCGAGGAGAAGGACGAGATGCTGTTCTACATCGGCCAGAAGAAGACGGAGCTCGCCGGCCGGAAGCTGGAGCTGCTGATGGAGCTGTTCCTCCCGGTGCGCTACCGCACCGAGGTGTATTGGGATTGCCATGTGGGGATTATCGATGCCGAGGATACTATGATCCAGGACCGAATCGCCCTCTATTAA
- a CDS encoding DNA and RNA helicase has translation MFNHIAPKFEKGRILKTAMLENLRDFPRDFVDVYYHEYTDGIISGAHVEVGADSLIVHPGIVKHQGRLYLLKDAMSIKYRATGREAALKVRFHAGDEDSDWQTYRSEIVIDEQLEVDATELELCRFKLKEGARLRQDYQGFRDLATEFNTVNVLHVRYAAYGKSTLSPVILRCFAEEMMRKGSGEPQDFMFTMMCMNEGPLARDVILHYMTSRLGMSSREYTNVEIHKYLGRILDGVRGGGGGRLGMTPGGSQRVIVD, from the coding sequence ATGTTTAACCATATCGCACCGAAGTTTGAGAAGGGCCGGATTCTAAAGACAGCGATGCTGGAAAATCTGCGGGATTTCCCCCGCGACTTTGTGGACGTCTACTATCACGAATATACGGATGGCATCATTTCGGGTGCCCATGTTGAGGTTGGAGCAGATTCCCTGATCGTTCATCCCGGCATCGTCAAGCATCAAGGGCGGCTATATTTGCTGAAGGATGCTATGAGCATCAAATACCGCGCCACGGGGCGGGAGGCTGCGCTGAAGGTCCGTTTCCATGCTGGTGACGAGGACAGCGACTGGCAGACGTATCGCAGCGAGATTGTGATCGACGAGCAACTTGAAGTGGATGCCACCGAGCTGGAGCTGTGCCGCTTCAAGCTGAAGGAAGGCGCCCGGCTGCGGCAGGATTACCAGGGCTTCCGTGACCTGGCGACTGAATTTAATACCGTGAATGTTCTGCATGTCCGCTACGCGGCTTACGGCAAAAGCACCTTGTCTCCGGTTATTCTGCGCTGCTTCGCAGAGGAAATGATGCGCAAGGGAAGCGGCGAGCCGCAGGACTTCATGTTTACGATGATGTGCATGAACGAGGGCCCCCTCGCTCGGGACGTCATTTTGCACTATATGACGAGCCGCCTTGGCATGAGCAGCAGGGAGTACACGAATGTGGAGATCCACAAGTACCTGGGCCGCATCCTGGATGGCGTCCGCGGCGGCGGTGGCGGCAGGCTGGGCATGACCCCGGGCGGCAGCCAGCGGGTGATTGTGGATTAG
- a CDS encoding phage baseplate assembly protein V — protein MTTTISNAVGSIRIEPYEILHLHSMKITKGINKHSKMTFSAIVSEDKKDAYVTNTNAETFIRALIQNDDGQHEHILFTGLVTKVRVNAARGVYYLNVEAISHSYLLDIKRKKRSFQNPDILYSSLIKEVISPYQDADIIDAATFKKKTNTLIMQYEETDWQFLKRMASRFYTALVPVNGYDSPKLYFGVPTGQDKGELQTTYYTVHKNMAEFKEAIDNSVPGVSDSDYTVYDVISEQLLEPGHEVTFKKRRLVVGSVVSETRNGILEHNYKLYPRKGLRQKKIHNEAIIGASIQGKVIQVHRDTVRAKLDMDDQLDANSNYWFPYSTIYASEDNTGWYCMPEIGDSIRIYFPSKKEEEGIAISSVAREIPSKPASVSGGQTTSQASVKADKDPKDDPDTKTFSTKYGKIISLGPSSIIIKSGDMFITLDDERGIDIVSNKDISITADNNILLASSSIHISANTLSLSNEDNKITLEEANILIEGTEIKMN, from the coding sequence ATGACTACAACGATTAGCAATGCTGTAGGTAGTATTCGGATCGAACCCTATGAAATTCTGCACTTACACAGCATGAAGATAACTAAGGGAATAAACAAACATTCAAAGATGACCTTCTCCGCAATTGTTTCCGAAGATAAAAAGGATGCATATGTAACTAATACAAATGCCGAAACCTTTATTCGGGCTCTAATTCAAAATGATGACGGACAGCATGAGCACATTTTATTTACTGGTTTAGTAACTAAAGTGAGGGTAAACGCTGCAAGGGGAGTCTATTATTTGAATGTAGAAGCCATTTCTCATTCCTATCTACTTGATATCAAACGAAAGAAACGTTCATTTCAGAATCCTGATATTTTATATAGTTCCTTAATCAAAGAGGTTATTTCACCGTATCAGGATGCAGATATTATTGATGCCGCTACCTTCAAGAAGAAAACAAATACTTTAATCATGCAGTACGAAGAAACGGATTGGCAGTTTCTGAAACGAATGGCTTCTAGGTTTTATACGGCACTGGTTCCGGTAAATGGTTATGATTCACCAAAGCTTTATTTTGGAGTTCCTACAGGCCAGGATAAGGGTGAACTTCAAACAACATATTATACGGTCCACAAGAATATGGCAGAGTTTAAAGAGGCTATAGATAACAGTGTCCCTGGTGTGAGTGATTCGGATTACACGGTGTATGACGTGATATCAGAGCAGCTACTTGAGCCAGGTCATGAAGTAACTTTTAAGAAGCGCCGTCTAGTTGTAGGATCTGTTGTTTCTGAGACCAGAAACGGAATCCTTGAGCATAATTACAAATTGTATCCCAGAAAAGGATTGCGACAAAAGAAAATACACAATGAAGCCATTATCGGCGCCTCAATACAGGGAAAAGTTATTCAGGTTCACAGGGACACGGTTCGAGCTAAATTAGATATGGATGACCAATTGGATGCCAATTCAAATTACTGGTTTCCTTATTCGACGATATATGCATCTGAGGACAACACAGGTTGGTATTGCATGCCCGAAATAGGGGACAGCATACGTATTTATTTTCCAAGCAAAAAAGAAGAAGAAGGGATAGCCATAAGTTCTGTAGCGAGGGAGATTCCCTCTAAACCAGCTTCAGTATCGGGAGGACAAACAACAAGCCAGGCTTCCGTAAAAGCTGATAAGGATCCAAAGGATGACCCTGACACAAAAACGTTTTCGACTAAATATGGGAAAATTATTTCCCTGGGCCCTTCTTCCATCATTATCAAATCAGGCGACATGTTTATTACATTAGATGACGAACGTGGAATCGATATTGTCAGCAACAAAGATATTTCTATAACTGCTGATAATAATATATTACTGGCATCTAGTAGTATCCATATCTCTGCTAATACATTATCGCTATCCAATGAAGATAATAAAATTACATTGGAAGAAGCTAATATTCTGATAGAAGGAACGGAAATAAAAATGAATTGA